In Candidatus Woesearchaeota archaeon, the following proteins share a genomic window:
- a CDS encoding 4Fe-4S dicluster domain-containing protein: ECMDLLQKAYDYKLVQCGENVKNNVSFICNCCSCCCEFLVAAKKFGMTHPVQTTSFIPKINDDTCTACGKCIDTCPVNAIEYIPIDQQVNTNSRDKKVKINTEICLGCGICVRECPNKSIALEKRKEQIITPVNSIHRIVLMAIEKGKLQNLIFDNQAFISHKVMAAILGAILKMPPVKRLMASKQMKSIYLEKLLDKF, from the coding sequence GAATGCATGGATCTGCTACAAAAAGCCTATGATTATAAACTGGTCCAATGTGGAGAAAACGTTAAAAATAATGTCAGTTTTATTTGCAATTGCTGTAGCTGTTGTTGTGAATTTTTAGTTGCAGCAAAAAAATTTGGGATGACTCATCCAGTACAGACAACTTCATTTATTCCAAAAATTAATGATGACACCTGCACAGCCTGCGGAAAATGTATAGATACATGTCCGGTCAATGCTATTGAATATATTCCAATTGACCAACAAGTAAATACAAATTCCAGGGATAAAAAAGTTAAAATAAATACAGAAATATGTCTGGGGTGTGGAATATGTGTAAGAGAATGCCCAAATAAAAGTATTGCCCTTGAGAAGCGTAAAGAACAGATAATCACCCCGGTCAATTCAATTCATCGGATAGTCTTAATGGCTATAGAAAAAGGGAAACTGCAGAACCTGATCTTTGACAATCAGGCTTTTATCAGCCATAAGGTAATGGCTGCCATTCTTGGTGCTATCTTGAAAATGCCTCCTGTAAAACGGCTGATGGCTAGCAAGCAAATGA